A window of the Carassius carassius chromosome 36, fCarCar2.1, whole genome shotgun sequence genome harbors these coding sequences:
- the LOC132116919 gene encoding probable helicase senataxin isoform X1 — MEKCLWCTSSLEVEGDAAIVTMMRRYSSGRLSEREMDSLNEDLGCCLECVVEYHRARDKVPHLHKRLWEIEKARLVRLLGTILDKELEEDDIFIIEDDRMEPVTKILPAEFHDRLRSPLFEVLKYPYLLCYRDLCDLVVKALCKLQDMKQSLTVFEKYQGIYLFLVHPNEQVRRWAIDTAKTMKSVDRDSYYDLQEIFSCMFNVIEPGISLDFPDVDQESYSRGTIKTLPSHLYDSQNKKNCWLGICMLLTQLSAEAMDSLFMGQFNIPLCILRTMDGLKNEDNPASDPFWPALHCFMVILDRLGSKIWGQVDPNTAFQTITGAASYVAEIRNIRQKTMGGMFKVEPEYDDNMVTCSQMVYNCYASEKPNHASGLSSNSGVSSNYMIYEDMQSLVTVLDSEMGQSMRVYGSTFLWFIPFVRSIMELSELNASYISEVIHYLCDKIRENRHMLTGQTIVYDKVSELFTRILIQIVELHSTEGRMGILSRCAHKWVGEIVLCIIQSDETLGPPDRMGGIHGVSSTSYNLGIVRKLPASGGGIGAIIADCVTLIRRLLKDGKRRSVPSATHFLSLLNNQLRGVTKKRWDLTRSESDELQKCLLRVVRSMPERSASSLSVVPPPCGPSVEAATNTVISRNSVPTLNQQQHEHQEAGPSRTGDESGFIKKESIWNYRNWNLDEDLCSGLEVIIKAKKETLDPVSISQLSPVVQLEHVKPDLNQSLKSAKEACGFGAAEEEEDEEDDDEPLDIKLVRLTKSIHNVESSDYEDNRNSGEKIGNRFMGASKENVESSTIVISDDDSDNDERPNDILSSPKVCVLSESPGRDYDDLSESQVFEFETQQYVASSWDGSGFDASDLRKKPKSDQLLKPQVDETPREASPSSSETELIPDEDIERACQQAEDKIREQQQPQESADSFASSLSKASSTAESWDKFAKPVKSTKTTPSEKKQPKKPLIIDALAQKSRRHSWKRSSTSQDVEEPSSSTTLCSSSSSSCSSVSSPYFSALSSSNTPAIVPPKKVRKVAEPESTAERLGLKKKERKASELSQRSLDGVAKLRCHGQNVQVEPQQKKRRVRRANKSSPQNHIVKSNKKLLGSQDIQFFRLSREKQANQRPATGVITTLAPKPADINQPGEMYLPKPTVASSEAGDIFPCPQPDSNLQRDNENAASGTNSAGDGAGNNKCVVPEYFQASETADANMEKEKPAQEDDEEWMFLTQMEPTDMELCSQMEQFEEENGEELFLTQRDPIDMDIDTDSESDAPGPTLTPKPIQTPIGGNDDHLFVKPGMSPVSQKKAKPSTTKIYTPSSRSASLVLEMEKEAKPPPAANVAKAKIPRLPPAVPPPKTFQPLHPPQLPMQLPSRHAPYAPELATSFKRSSNSEPPSYKVYQRPEAPVNNPVPTMDQSQTFDLSILTQAILKWEYRMLDNYKSFGSPHDLCQLPLKKVPVQFSSYLEYFNTLYPLLLINAFEEMASEWLKEGRVKLNLTFQGIEYSNRTASASFTAKISQETDMKQLYPKEDDLVLLWLPDNTGSYAHDEPNFHETHPHFGYVSRSSVSNRSSGSRPILNLTIQTRSNISSGNSQPVLCEVIGSLISIFREFRALCLLRNGPMLRPLLAPHASFFMHTVDSPPDLDLPEFNRDQARAIACGLAMVKRTAKTPKFLLIHGPPGTGKSKTIGGLLYKLLSSGINSAAPSGNIHAKSRRTRVLLCAPSNAAIDSLMKKVILIFKEKCRNINAPQGNCGDINLVRLGSERTISKSLKPFSLDHQTKARAQRAQQTAEADIHKRKEQLEQMIENLSQRCAKVNKDSFEFKTLMEEKMQRLKEREGLGRQIKECRIRRQESQAVVLQNAHVICCTLSTSGSIVLENAFRRLGHEPFSCVIIDEASQSKECETLIPMLYRSPAVILVGDPNQLPPTVVSQKAKEFGFDQSLMARLCKSLYLSNPQLSPIVLLGVQYRMHPDICEFPSKYIYNSALKDDWQGQCRQYDQEQTTMTESELRLLRSLRGPCVCETAQKRCSLSWPFKPYKVFDVTDGIEKKERDSFSNHKEVKLVLLLLKLLGEKQSVRVGVITPYNAQKQRILEAIRGSGIDNKHLQVEVNTVDGFQGREMDCIIVSCVRASSETGSIGFVGNRQRMNVTITRAKFSLFILGHLRTLGEQSDWGALIGDARIRKTIIKTMQKEFERDVRQILKTEREPLTRSLSYPPIGIPSPVTSPVTHAPVETDPAPAPHLQHDTSSAPMPRLIPLECPNNPRMSDRPTDPRFAERRPMREQGPDRDGRGLPESRRSTNRANSYEADSRITGQSSRYSSRHSSSSPSRRHRR; from the exons ATGGAGAAGTGTCTGTGGTGCACCTCCTCCCTGGAAGTGGAGGGTGATGCAGCGATAGTCACCATGATGCGTCGCTACAGCTCAGGACGTCTGtctgagagagagatggactctCTGAATGAAGACCTCGGTTGCTGTCTGGAGTGTGTGGTGGAGTACCATCGAGCCAGAGACAAGGTCCCTCATCTGCACAAG CGTTTGTGGGAAATAGAGAAGGCTCGACTTGTGCGTTTGTTGGGAACCATTCTGGACAAGGAACTGGAGGAGGACGATATCTTTATTATTGAAGACGATCGCATGGAGCCGGTGACGAAAATCTTGCCTGCAGAATTTCACGACCGTCTCCGTTCTCCTCTGTTTGAAGTTCTGAAGTATCCGTACTTACTTTGCTACCGTGATCTGT GTGATTTGGTGGTAAAGGCCTTGTGTAAGTTGCAGGATATGAAGCAGTCTTTGACTGTGTTTGAGAAGTATCAAGGAATATATCTGTTTCTCGTTCATCCCAACGAGCAG GTGCGCCGCTGGGCAATCGATACAGCAAAGACCATGAAGAGTGTGGATAGGGACTCCTATTATGACCTTCAAGAGATTTTCTCCTGCATGTTTAATGTCATCGAACCTGGAATATCTTTGGACTTTCCAGATGTGGATCAAGAGTCTTATTCAAGGGGAACCATAAAAACGCTCCCCTCTCACCTCTATGACTCGCAAAACAAGAAGAACTGCTGGCTAG GTATCTGTATGTTACTTACGCAGCTCAGTGCGGAGGCAATGGACTCTCTGTTCATGGGACAGTTTAACATCCCGCTTTGCATACTCCGCACAATGGATGGGTTGAAAAATG AGGATAACCCAGCTTCGGACCCATTCTGGCCAGCCCTCCACTGTTTTATGGTAATTTTGGACCGACTTGGTTCTAAGATCTGGGGTCAGGTTGACCCTAATACAGCATTCCAGACAATCACCGGAGCTGCCAGCTATGTTGCGGAAATTAGAAACATCCGGCAAAAGACCATGGG cGGTATGTTTAAAGTGGAACCTGAATATGATGACAATATGGTGACCTGCAGTCAGATGGTGTACAACTGTTATGCATCAGAAAAACCAAACCAT GCATCTGGTTTGTCGTCCAACAGTGGGGTTTCAAGCAACTATATGATCTATGAGGATATGCAGTCCCTGGTCACTGTGCTTGATTCTGAAATGGGCCAGAGCATGCGTGTATACGGAAGCACTTTTCTGTGGTTCATTCCTTTTGTTCGATCCATAATGGAACTTTCAGAGCTCAATGCTTCCTATATTAGTGAAGTCATCCACTATCTTTGTGATAAGATACGAGAAAATCGGCACATGCTAACCGGACAGACGATTGTGTACGATAAAGTGTCTGAGTTATTCACTCGTATCCTTATTCAAATTGTTGAGCTACACTCTACTGAAGGACGAATGGGTATACTTTCTCGCTGTGCCCACAAGTGGGTGGGGGAGATTGTCTTGTGCATCATCCAATCAGATGAAACACTTGGACCACCAGACAGGATGGGTGGGATTCACGGAGTCAGTTCAACCTCATACAACCTTGGGATAGTTCGAAAACTGCCTGCATCTGGAGGAGGCATTGGTGCTATAATCGCTGACTGCGTGACACTGATTCGACGGCTACTGAAAGACGGGAAAAGGAGATCTGTTCCAAGCGCGACCCACTTTTTGAGTTTGCTGAACAATCAGTTGCGTGGAGTTACAAAGAAACGATGGGATTTAACACGTTCTGAATCTGATGAGCTTCAGAAGTGTTTGTTAAGAGTTGTCCGTTCAATGCCAGAAAGATCTGCTTCTTCACTCTCTGTTGTTCCACCACCATGTGGACCATCAGTGGAGGCAGCTACAAACACTGTTATTTCCAGAAATTCCGTGCCAACCCTAAATCAGCAACAACATGAGCACCAAGAGGCAGGTCCAAGCAGAACAGGAGATGAATCCGGTTTTATCAAAAAGGAGTCAATTTGGAATTATAGAAATTGGAACTTGGATGAGGATTTGTGCAGCGGTCTTGAGGTTATCATAAAGGCTAAGAAGGAAACCCTTGACCCAGTGTCAATTTCACAGCTGAGTCCAGTTGTTCAGTTGGAACACGTTAAACCAGATTTAAACCAGTCCTTAAAATCAGCTAAAGAGGCATGTGGTTTTGGTGctgctgaggaggaggaggatgaggaggatgacgATGAACCCCTTGATATCAAACTGGTTCGTCTGACAAAATCAATCCACAATGTTGAATCTAGCGACTATGAAGATAACCGTAATTCTGGTGAAAAAATTGGTAACAGGTTCATGGGTGCTTCAAAGGAAAATGTGGAGTCTAGTACCATTGTTATCTCTGATGATGATTCTGATAATGATGAAAGGCCAAATGACATCCTGAGTTCTCCAAAAGTTTGTGTCCTGTCAGAGAGCCCCGGTCGTGATTATGATGATCTCAGTGAATCACAGGTCTTTGAGTTTGAGACCCAGCAATATGTGGCATCTTCCTGGGATGGTTCTGGTTTTGATGCATCAGACTTGAGGAAGAAGCCCAAATCAGACCAACTACTCAAACCACAGGTGGATGAAACTCCTCGTGAAGCATCTCCATCAAGTTCAGAGACCGAACTTATTCCAGATGAAGACATTGAGAGGGCTTGTCAGCAAGCAGAAGATAAGATCAGAGAACAGCAGCAGCCACAAGAGTCAGCGGATTCATTTGCATCTTCACTGTCCAAAGCATCCAGTACTGCAGAGAGCTGGGATAAATTTGCCAAACCTGTTAAAAGCACAAAAACAACTCCATCTGAAAAGAAACAGCCTAAAAAGCCATTGATAATTGATGCCCTTGCTCAAAAAAGCAGACGCCACTCCTGGAAACGCAGCTCAACATCTCAGGATGTAGAGGAACCATCCTCTTCAACTACTCTATGctcatcttcctcttcatccTGCAGCTCTGTTTCCTCTCCTTATTTTTCTGCCCTCAGTTCAAGTAATACCCCTGCGATTGTTCCCCCAAAGAAGGTGCGTAAGGTTGCTGAGCCAGAATCCACAGCAGAGCGTTTGGGATTAAAAAAGAAGGAGAGGAAAGCATCTGAACTTTCTCAGCGCTCGCTGGATGGTGTTGCTAAACTGAGGTGCCATGGTCAGAACGTGCAGGTAGAACCACAACAGAAGAAAAGGCGAGTGCGTCGAGCCAATAAGTCTTCTCCACAGAATCATATTGTAAAAAGCAACAAGAAACTTCTGGGATCACAAGATATTCAGTTTTTCAGGCTAAGTCGTGAGAAGCAGGCAAATCAGAGGCCAGCAACAGGAGTCATCACAACATTAGCTCCCAAACCAGCAGATATCAATCAGCCAGGTGAAATGTACTTACCGAAACCTACAGTTGCAAGCAGTGAGGCTGGTGATATCTTTCCTTGTCCTCAGCCAGATTCCAACCTTCAGCGGGATAATGAAAATGCTGCATCAGGAACCAATTCTGCAGGAGATGGGGCTGGAAATAATAAGTGTGTAGTACCTGAGTACTTCCAAGCCAGTGAGACTGCTGATGCCAACATGGAAAAAGAAAAACCTGCTCAGGAGGATGATGAAGAATGGATGTTCCTCACTCAGATGGAACCCACCGACATGGAACTGTGCTCTCAAATGGAGCAGTTTGAGGAAGAAAATGGTGAAGAACTCTTTCTTACCCAGAGAGATCCTATAGACATGGACATTGATACAGATAGTGAGTCAGATGCCCCAGGGCCAACCTTGACACCTAAACCTATTCAGACTCCTATTGGTGGAAATGATGATCATTTGTTTGTGAAGCCTGGCATGTCACCTGTATCTCAGAAAAAGGCAAAACCTTCTACCACAAAAATATACACCCCCAGCTCCCGCAGTGCCTCGCTTGTCCTTGAAATGGAAAAAGAAGCCAAGCCTCCTCCTGCTGCGAATGTTGCCAAAGCAAAGATTCCCCGACTGCCCCCAGCAGTGCCACCTCCAAAAACATTTCAACCTCTCCATCCTCCACAACTCCCAATGCAACTTCCTTCACGACACGCTCCATATGCTCCTGAGTTGGCCACTAGTTTTAAAAGAAGCTCCAACTCAGAGCCACCATCTTACAAGGTATACCAAAGACCCGAGGCTCCAGTTAACAATCCAGTACCCACAATGGATCAAAGCCAGACGTTTGACCTTTCAATCTTGACCCAAGCAATCCTTAAATGGGAATATAGGATGCTTGACAATTACAAATCATTTGGGAGTCCACATGATCTGTGCCAACTACCGCTGAAGAAAGTGCCAGTTCAGTTTTCTAGCTACTTGGAGTACTTCAACACCTTGTACCCACTGCTGCTAATTAATGCATTTGAAGAG ATGGCGAGTGAATGGCTTAAAGAGGGCAGAGTCAAGCTTAACCTAACATTCCAGGGTATAGAATACAGCAATCGCACAGCTAGTGCCAGCTTCACAG caaaaATTTCTCAGGAAACTGATATGAAACAGCTGTACCCAAAAGAAGATGACCTGGTGCTACTTTGGTTGCCTGACAACACTGGGTCATATGCCCACGATGAACCAAATTTCCATGAAACGCATCCTCATTTTGGTTATGTGTCTCGGTCCAGTGTGTCCAACAGAAGTTCAG GTTCCAGGCCAATTCTCAACTTGACGATTCAGACACGTAGTAATATATCTTCAGGGAATTCCCAACCTGTGCTCTGTGAAGTTATTGGATCATTGATCAGCATATTCCGGGAGTTCCGTGCACTGTGTTTGCTGCGGAATGGACCAATGTTGCGACCTCTTCTTGCTCCACATGCATCTTTTTTCATGCACACTGTGGATAGCCCACCGGACCTGGATTTACCA GAGTTCAACAGGGACCAAGCAAGAGCAATAGCTTGTGGTCTTGCCATGGTAAAGAGAACAGCGAAGACCCCAAAATTTCTCCTTATTCATGGTCCTCCAGGAACCGGGAAGAGTAAAACAATTGGTGGCCTGTTGTACAAACTACTATCTTCG GGTATTAACAGTGCTGCTCCTTCGGGGAACATTCATGCCAAGTCTCGACGGACACGAGTTCTTCTCTGTGCTCCCTCTAATGCTGCCATTGACAGTCTGATGAAGAAAgtcattttgatatttaaagaGAAATGCCGAAACATCAACGCACCTCAAG GTAACTGCGGGGATATAAACCTGGTACGATTGGGAAGTGAAAGAACCATCTCGAAGTCATTAAAACCTTTCAGCCTCGACCACCAGACTAAAGCTAGAGCAC AGCGAGCTCAGCAAACTGCAGAAGCTGACATACACAAGCGGAAGGAGCAACTGGAACAAATGATTGAAAATCTCTCCCAGCGATGTGCAAAAGTCAATAAGGATTCTTTCGAG TTCAAGACGTTGATGGAGGAGAAGATGCAGCGcctgaaagagagagaaggactggGTCGGCAGATTAAAGAG TGTCGCATCAGGCGTCAGGAGAGTCAAGCTGTTGTACTGCAAAACGCTCATGTGATCTGCTGCACGCTCAGCACCAGTGGAAGTATTGTCCTCGAGAATGCCTTCCGTCGCCTCGGACATGAACCATTCAGCTGCGTCATCATTGATGAG GCTAGTCAGTCTAAAGAATGTGAGACTCTGATCCCCATGCTGTACCGAAGTCCTGCTGTAATCCTCGTCGGTGATCCCAACCAGCTTCCACCAACAGTTGTCTCTCAG AAAGCGAAGGAGTTTGGCTTCGACCAGTCTCTTATGGCAAGGTTATGCAAAAGTCTTTATCTGTCAAACCCGCAACTCTCTCCAATCGTCCTGCTTGGCGTGCAGTACCGCATGCACCCAGACATCTGTGAATTCCCCTCCAAGTACATCTACAACAGCGCTCTCAAGGATGACTG GCAGGGGCAGTGCAGGCAGTATGATCAGGAGCAGACGACTATGACTGAGTCGGAATTGAGACTCCTCAGGTCACTGAGAGGACCGTGCGTGTG TGAGACCGCTCAGAAGCGCTGTTCCCTCAGCTGGCCCTTCAAGCCCTACAAAGTGTTCGACGTGACGGATGGGATAGAGAAGAAGGAGAGAGA TTCATTTTCCAATCACAAAGAAGTCAAGCTGGTCTTGCTGCTGTTGAAGCTGCTGGGTGAGAAGCAGTCAGTGCGAGTGGGCGTCATCACACCCTACAACGCCCAGAAACAACGCATACTGGAAGCCATCAGGGGTTCAGGCATCGACAACAAGCATCTTCA GGTTGAAGTCAATACAGTAGATGGCTTTCAGGGCAGAGAAATGGACTGCATCATTGTGTCTTGTGTGAGAGCCAGCAGTGAAACGGGCTCCATTGG GTTTGTTGGAAATCGGCAGAGAATGAATGTAACCATCACCAGAGCCAAATTTAGTCTCTTTATTCTGGGACATTTACGCACACTCGGG GAACAAAGTGATTGGGGAGCATTGATTGGGGACGCTAGGATACGTAAAACGATCATCAAAACTATGCAAAAAGAATTTGAAAGAGATGTCAGGCAGATTCTTAAAACAGAACGAGAGCCACTGACCCGCAGTCTGTCTTATCCCCCAATCGGGATACCGAGCCCTGTGACCTCACCTGTTACACATGCACCTGTGGAAACAGACCCCGCCCCTGCGCCCCACCTTCAACATGACACGAGCAGTGCGCCAATGCCACGGCTAATACCCTTGGAATGCCCTAATAACCCACGGATGAGTGACAGGCCCACAGACCCACGTTTTGCAGAACGCCGGCCAATGAGAGAACAGGGACCGGACAGAGATGGGCGGGGCTTACCAGAGTCCCGCCGTTCTACAAACAGGGCCAATTCGTATGAAGCCGACTCTAGAATTACGGGCCAGTCTTCCAGATACTCTTCAAGACACAGCAGCTCTTCACCATCAAGACGACACAGGAGATAA